A region of Flocculibacter collagenilyticus DNA encodes the following proteins:
- a CDS encoding DUF6279 family lipoprotein yields MFNHIHKLVVATSLVVMLAGCSVSFTYKYLDWLILWRVDDYITFNSQQDVLFETELDQLIQWHKSTEIPRYITFLDKLSRYLNADAGVNEEQVSSIIHDLRDAWLRLSEAGYLPLSKLALSLSPQQIKALTASIEDDINEAESEIGTVEEQQDEFYDNSIEFLSDWIGNLTTEQKALLIAWSEQKAPTRLRHLTYKKAWLAHLKYTLMRRENQPIFSKEFKRLITELDTFKTAEYLAIREQNRALWVRYIVQLSKSLTPQQKKRATKKLDELRTELKQIRDND; encoded by the coding sequence TTGTTTAACCACATTCACAAACTTGTAGTAGCAACCAGCTTAGTTGTAATGTTAGCTGGTTGCTCGGTATCGTTTACATACAAGTACTTAGACTGGCTTATTTTATGGCGAGTAGATGACTACATTACTTTTAATAGTCAGCAAGATGTGCTTTTTGAAACAGAGCTAGACCAGTTAATCCAGTGGCATAAAAGTACAGAAATTCCTCGTTATATTACATTCCTCGATAAACTATCAAGGTATTTAAATGCCGACGCTGGCGTTAATGAAGAGCAGGTGAGTAGTATTATTCATGACTTGCGTGACGCTTGGTTGCGCTTATCAGAAGCTGGTTATCTGCCACTTTCTAAACTGGCATTGTCGCTTAGCCCGCAGCAAATTAAGGCGTTAACGGCATCTATTGAAGACGATATTAATGAAGCTGAAAGTGAAATTGGCACAGTTGAAGAGCAACAAGACGAATTTTACGATAACAGCATTGAGTTTTTATCTGATTGGATTGGTAACTTAACTACAGAGCAGAAAGCATTATTAATCGCTTGGTCAGAACAAAAAGCGCCAACAAGATTGCGGCATTTAACCTATAAAAAAGCATGGTTAGCGCATTTGAAATACACGTTAATGAGAAGAGAAAATCAACCCATTTTTAGTAAAGAATTCAAGCGGCTGATCACAGAATTAGATACTTTTAAAACCGCCGAGTACTTAGCAATCAGAGAGCAAAATAGGGCATTATGGGTACGTTATATTGTTCAGCTGTCGAAAAGTTTAACGCCTCAGCAGAAAAAACGCGCTACGAAAAAGCTAGATGAGCTACGTACAGAGCTTAAACAAATTAGAGATAATGACTAA
- a CDS encoding DUF4823 domain-containing protein translates to MAKLNTATVIILLFIYGCADTHSVKVSGTDSNVRLEPESTVYIALSTDGQYGEHHYTGSAYMVSQTIQAELMVTLNRAVIAQKPETYKSALSSAALNEFEYLVYPTILHWEDRATEWSSKPDKVKVKIAVVDVKTQTIIKSGIIEGKSGIATFGGDKPQDLLFKPTKQFFANMF, encoded by the coding sequence ATGGCAAAATTAAATACAGCAACTGTAATTATTCTTCTTTTTATTTATGGATGCGCTGATACTCATTCTGTAAAGGTGTCGGGTACGGATTCCAATGTTCGTCTTGAGCCTGAAAGCACAGTTTACATTGCTTTATCTACTGATGGCCAATATGGAGAGCACCATTACACGGGCTCTGCTTACATGGTAAGTCAGACTATACAGGCTGAGTTAATGGTTACACTTAATCGTGCAGTTATTGCACAAAAGCCAGAAACCTATAAATCCGCTTTGAGTTCTGCTGCTCTCAATGAGTTTGAATATTTGGTTTACCCTACGATACTTCATTGGGAAGATCGTGCCACTGAGTGGTCATCAAAACCCGACAAAGTTAAAGTGAAAATTGCTGTGGTTGATGTGAAAACACAGACGATAATTAAATCGGGAATTATTGAAGGAAAAAGTGGAATAGCTACCTTTGGCGGTGATAAGCCTCAAGATTTATTGTTCAAACCCACTAAGCAATTTTTTGCAAATATGTTCTAA
- the pyk gene encoding pyruvate kinase: protein MTRRTKIVATLGPATDKDDALENIIKAGVNVVRLNFSHGTAQDHIDRANNVRAIAKKLDLHIAILGDLQGPKIRVSTFKNNKVELNVNNDFILDADLDKGQGDETQVGIDYKALPNDVKKDDVLLLDDGRVQLIVTRVEGNKVHTKVTVGGPLSNNKGINRQGGGLTAPALTDKDKADIVTASQIGVDFLAVSFPRCGDDLRYARKLAEDAGLKTRIVAKVERAEAVSDDDVLDDLIRASDVVMVARGDLGVEIGDAELVGTQKKLISRSRQLNKVVITATQMMESMISSPMPTRAEVMDVANAVLDGTDAVMLSAETAAGDYPVETVKAMANVCVGAEKHPSLTISKHRLDVTFAEVSETIALSAMYAANHLEGIKAIIALTESGYTAKLMSRITSQLPIYALSRHENILNKTALYRGVYPAYFDAPDDDSEKLSIAAVNSVRKVANLKSGDLVIVTHGDAMETVGATNTLKIVTVA, encoded by the coding sequence ATGACAAGAAGAACAAAAATTGTAGCTACACTCGGCCCGGCTACGGATAAAGATGATGCACTAGAAAACATCATCAAAGCAGGCGTCAACGTTGTACGTTTAAACTTTTCTCATGGCACAGCACAAGATCATATCGACAGAGCCAACAACGTTCGTGCAATAGCAAAAAAGCTAGATTTACACATTGCAATATTAGGTGACTTACAAGGTCCTAAAATCCGTGTTTCAACCTTTAAAAATAATAAAGTTGAGTTGAACGTAAATAACGACTTTATTCTTGATGCCGATTTAGATAAAGGCCAAGGTGATGAAACCCAAGTAGGTATTGATTACAAAGCACTCCCTAACGATGTTAAAAAGGACGATGTTTTATTGCTAGACGATGGTCGTGTTCAATTGATAGTAACTCGCGTTGAAGGCAATAAAGTTCATACCAAAGTCACGGTTGGCGGCCCACTATCCAATAACAAAGGCATTAACCGTCAGGGTGGTGGATTAACAGCACCCGCACTTACTGACAAAGACAAAGCTGACATTGTTACTGCCTCGCAAATCGGCGTAGACTTTTTAGCTGTGTCATTCCCCCGCTGTGGTGACGATTTACGCTACGCGCGTAAGTTAGCAGAAGACGCTGGGCTAAAAACTCGCATTGTAGCCAAAGTTGAGCGAGCTGAAGCCGTGTCTGATGACGACGTATTAGACGACCTAATTAGAGCCTCAGACGTTGTTATGGTCGCCCGTGGTGATTTAGGAGTAGAAATTGGTGATGCAGAATTAGTGGGAACGCAGAAAAAGCTTATTTCACGCTCTCGCCAATTAAATAAAGTTGTGATTACTGCCACGCAAATGATGGAATCAATGATCAGTAGCCCTATGCCTACTCGCGCCGAGGTGATGGATGTAGCAAACGCCGTATTAGATGGCACCGATGCCGTCATGCTGTCAGCAGAAACCGCCGCTGGCGACTATCCTGTTGAAACCGTAAAGGCAATGGCAAACGTATGTGTCGGAGCCGAAAAACATCCTAGCCTCACCATTTCAAAACATCGTTTAGACGTAACCTTTGCAGAAGTATCTGAAACCATTGCGTTAAGTGCCATGTATGCAGCAAACCATTTAGAAGGGATTAAAGCAATTATCGCCCTAACTGAATCAGGTTATACCGCAAAGCTAATGTCGCGCATCACGTCGCAGTTACCAATTTATGCATTATCTCGCCATGAAAACATTCTTAATAAAACCGCATTGTATCGTGGTGTTTATCCAGCTTACTTTGATGCGCCAGACGATGACTCTGAAAAGCTATCAATTGCTGCGGTAAACAGCGTACGAAAAGTCGCGAATCTTAAATCTGGTGATTTAGTTATTGTGACCCATGGCGATGCCATGGAAACAGTAGGTGCAACCAATACACTTAAAATAGTTACGGTTGCGTAG
- a CDS encoding MurR/RpiR family transcriptional regulator, whose amino-acid sequence MNVLEKITLQLSSFSKSERKVAEVILQSPDTAIHSSIATLAKVADVSEPTVNRFCRRLDTKGFPDFKLHLAQSLANGTPYVNRHVEESDTTDSYTSKIFESTMASLDKARKNIDINALNRAVDLLTQAKKISFFGLGASASVAQDAQNKFFRFNVPVICFDDIVMQRMSAINSREGDVVVLISHTGRTKNLVDVASLARENDATVIGITTVNSPLAEECNLVLSLDVPEDTDMYMPMASRIAQLVLIDVLATGFTLRRGAKFRDNLKKVKDSLRSSRFEKKGAPL is encoded by the coding sequence ATGAATGTGCTTGAAAAAATCACCCTGCAACTAAGTTCATTTAGCAAGTCTGAAAGAAAAGTTGCTGAAGTAATATTACAATCCCCCGACACTGCAATTCATTCAAGTATTGCAACATTGGCGAAGGTTGCCGATGTCAGTGAGCCGACCGTTAACCGTTTTTGCCGTCGCTTGGATACCAAAGGCTTTCCTGATTTTAAGCTTCACTTAGCGCAAAGCCTTGCCAATGGTACTCCGTATGTTAACCGCCATGTTGAAGAATCTGATACGACAGACTCGTATACCAGTAAAATTTTTGAATCCACCATGGCCAGCCTCGACAAAGCAAGAAAGAATATAGACATCAATGCGCTAAATCGCGCAGTGGATTTATTAACACAGGCAAAGAAAATCTCATTTTTTGGATTAGGCGCGTCGGCTTCAGTCGCGCAAGATGCGCAAAATAAGTTCTTCCGTTTTAACGTTCCTGTTATCTGCTTTGACGATATTGTTATGCAACGCATGAGCGCCATAAACAGCCGCGAAGGCGATGTAGTCGTACTCATTTCGCATACTGGTCGTACTAAAAACTTGGTAGATGTAGCCTCTTTGGCACGTGAAAACGACGCCACCGTAATTGGCATCACAACCGTTAACAGCCCGCTCGCCGAAGAGTGCAACTTAGTATTATCGTTAGACGTGCCAGAAGATACTGATATGTACATGCCAATGGCGTCGCGCATTGCACAATTGGTGCTAATAGACGTACTCGCAACAGGATTCACATTAAGACGTGGCGCTAAATTTAGGGATAATTTGAAGAAGGTAAAAGATAGCTTACGCTCGTCACGATTTGAGAAAAAAGGCGCACCACTTTAA
- the zwf gene encoding glucose-6-phosphate dehydrogenase, which produces MSNHRVHKPCNLVLFGTKGDLAKRKLLPALYQLEKAGLLHPDSNIIGVARDVINEIEYREYVTECLRQFVKDDIDEDVMNKFLTRLHYCDIELSTTEGFDKIRKLVNLDTHVLVNYFSTPPSIFGDICNGLSAASLINNETRVVLEKPIGIDLASSTIINDIVAEHFTEKQIYRIDHYLGKETVLNLLVLRFANAIFASNWDHNSIDHVQITVAEEVGVEGRWGYYDDAGQMRDMVQNHLLQILSLIAMEPPADLDADSIRDEKLKVLKALRPITTENVAEKTVRGQYTAGFIRDKSVPGYLEEEGANTSSTTETFVSIKAEIDNWRWAGVPFYLRTGKRLPEKYTEIAIHFKTQPHNIFKDQYKTLPSNQLTIRLQPAEGVEVQMMNKVPGLGESMNLQQTKLDLSFSETFNVERIADAYERLLLEAMLGHQSLFVRRDEVEEAWKWVDGIINAWKTNNEQPKSYKAGSWGPVAAIALLARDDRAWDE; this is translated from the coding sequence ATGAGTAATCACCGAGTTCATAAGCCGTGCAACTTAGTGTTGTTTGGTACTAAAGGCGATTTAGCTAAAAGAAAGTTGCTGCCTGCACTGTATCAATTAGAGAAAGCAGGGCTACTTCATCCAGACTCTAATATTATTGGCGTTGCTCGGGATGTGATTAATGAAATAGAGTACCGAGAGTACGTGACTGAATGTCTTCGACAATTTGTGAAAGACGACATTGATGAAGACGTAATGAATAAGTTTCTGACTCGGTTACATTATTGCGATATTGAACTTAGTACAACAGAAGGCTTCGACAAAATTCGTAAGCTGGTTAATTTAGACACTCATGTATTGGTCAATTATTTTTCCACTCCGCCTAGTATTTTTGGCGATATCTGTAATGGACTAAGTGCGGCATCATTAATTAATAATGAAACGCGAGTTGTGTTAGAAAAACCCATAGGCATTGATTTAGCCTCTTCAACAATTATTAATGATATAGTTGCTGAACACTTCACCGAAAAACAAATCTATCGCATAGATCATTATCTTGGTAAAGAAACGGTACTTAACCTGCTAGTGCTGCGTTTTGCTAACGCAATTTTTGCTTCTAACTGGGATCATAACAGTATCGATCACGTTCAGATCACAGTTGCTGAGGAAGTTGGTGTAGAAGGACGCTGGGGTTATTACGATGATGCCGGTCAAATGCGTGACATGGTACAAAATCACTTACTTCAAATATTGTCATTGATCGCGATGGAACCACCCGCTGATTTAGACGCGGACAGCATTCGAGATGAAAAGCTAAAAGTTTTAAAAGCCTTACGACCCATTACCACTGAAAATGTGGCAGAAAAAACCGTACGAGGGCAATACACCGCTGGATTTATTCGAGATAAGTCAGTGCCGGGTTATTTAGAAGAGGAAGGTGCCAACACCTCAAGCACGACAGAAACCTTTGTGTCGATAAAAGCTGAAATTGATAACTGGCGCTGGGCAGGTGTTCCTTTTTACCTGCGCACTGGTAAACGCTTGCCTGAGAAGTACACAGAAATTGCTATTCACTTTAAAACACAGCCTCATAATATTTTTAAAGACCAATACAAAACATTACCGTCTAACCAGCTAACAATTAGATTGCAACCTGCCGAAGGGGTAGAAGTGCAAATGATGAATAAAGTTCCTGGGTTGGGTGAGTCGATGAATTTACAGCAAACTAAGCTGGATTTAAGTTTTTCAGAAACCTTTAACGTTGAACGCATTGCAGACGCATACGAACGTTTATTACTTGAAGCAATGCTAGGTCATCAATCGTTATTTGTACGTCGAGATGAAGTTGAAGAAGCGTGGAAATGGGTAGATGGGATCATTAATGCATGGAAAACAAACAACGAGCAACCTAAGTCATATAAAGCAGGTTCGTGGGGGCCTGTGGCTGCAATTGCGCTGCTTGCCAGAGATGACCGCGCGTGGGATGAGTAG
- the pgl gene encoding 6-phosphogluconolactonase, giving the protein MNINEFESAEQLNNAFAKKLLADLQQGIDTKGHAVLAVSGGGTPKGLFKLLSQQSFEWNKVTVTLVDDRWVNTDEDASNEKLVKAHLLVNKAASANFVGLVADNYLQHSSAFDGQAAVEQKVGELPLPFDAVILGMGEDGHTASLFPCSEQIIDGLSPTNNALTIAVEPKTAPHQRISFTFAALINSQKLYLHIVGENKRSVLQQAMADNNSFEMPIRAFIHQTDTPFEVMFAAK; this is encoded by the coding sequence ATGAACATAAATGAATTTGAATCAGCTGAACAATTAAATAATGCGTTTGCTAAAAAGTTATTAGCAGACTTACAGCAAGGTATTGATACAAAAGGCCATGCAGTATTAGCAGTGTCTGGTGGCGGTACACCTAAGGGGTTATTTAAGTTACTGTCTCAGCAATCGTTTGAGTGGAACAAAGTCACTGTTACATTAGTTGATGACCGTTGGGTTAATACTGATGAAGACGCAAGCAATGAAAAGCTTGTTAAAGCTCATTTGCTAGTAAATAAAGCGGCGTCGGCTAATTTTGTTGGGTTAGTTGCAGATAATTACTTACAGCACTCGTCAGCCTTTGATGGGCAAGCCGCTGTAGAACAAAAAGTAGGTGAATTACCGCTTCCATTCGATGCAGTTATTCTAGGCATGGGTGAAGACGGACACACAGCGTCACTTTTTCCATGTTCTGAACAAATTATTGATGGCTTAAGCCCAACGAATAATGCGTTAACGATAGCGGTTGAGCCTAAAACAGCGCCTCATCAGCGCATTTCTTTTACCTTCGCTGCGTTAATTAATAGTCAAAAACTATACTTACATATAGTAGGTGAAAATAAACGTTCGGTGTTGCAACAAGCAATGGCCGATAACAATAGCTTTGAAATGCCAATTCGAGCATTTATTCATCAAACTGATACACCTTTTGAAGTGATGTTTGCAGCTAAGTAG